A genome region from Petrotoga sibirica DSM 13575 includes the following:
- a CDS encoding VIT1/CCC1 transporter family protein, with product MENSQIDSKTKKHLLNFQKNEITEHMIYTKLSKSTKDTKNKKVLESIASEELKHHDFWKSYTNEDVKPNYIKIIFFFILSKILGLTFSLKLMENGEEKAQISYQDVSSVVPQAKQIEAEEDKHERELLEMIEEERLNYVGSIVLGLNDALVELTGALAGLTFALQNGVVIATSGLITGIAASLSMAASEYLSKRAENDERALKSAAYTGIAYIITVFFLIFPYWIMPNNYFLSLIITLLIAVIIILIFNFYISVAKDLNFKSRFLEMAGISLGVAGLTFFIGFIVRITLGVSI from the coding sequence ATGGAAAATTCACAAATCGACTCAAAAACAAAAAAACATTTATTAAATTTCCAAAAGAACGAGATAACCGAACATATGATTTATACAAAGTTATCTAAATCAACTAAAGATACCAAAAATAAAAAAGTCTTAGAAAGCATAGCAAGCGAAGAATTAAAACACCACGATTTTTGGAAAAGTTATACGAACGAAGATGTAAAACCTAATTACATAAAAATTATATTTTTTTTCATTCTTTCTAAAATACTTGGATTAACCTTCAGTTTGAAGCTTATGGAAAATGGTGAAGAAAAGGCTCAAATCTCTTACCAAGATGTTTCCAGTGTAGTCCCCCAAGCAAAACAGATTGAAGCAGAAGAAGATAAGCATGAACGTGAACTTTTAGAAATGATAGAAGAAGAAAGATTAAATTATGTGGGATCGATTGTGTTGGGTTTAAACGATGCATTAGTCGAATTGACTGGTGCATTAGCAGGTTTGACCTTTGCCCTTCAAAACGGAGTAGTAATTGCTACATCTGGATTAATAACGGGGATAGCTGCATCATTGTCAATGGCGGCATCCGAGTATCTATCAAAAAGAGCCGAAAACGATGAAAGAGCATTAAAGTCAGCAGCTTACACGGGAATTGCATATATAATTACGGTATTTTTTTTAATTTTTCCCTATTGGATAATGCCTAATAATTATTTTTTAAGTTTAATTATAACTTTACTAATAGCTGTTATAATAATATTGATTTTCAATTTTTATATCTCTGTAGCCAAAGATCTAAATTTCAAAAGTAGATTTCTTGAAATGGCAGGGATAAGTTTAGGGGTTGCGGGATTAACCTTTTTTATAGGGTTTATTGTGAGAATTACATTGGGCGTTTCAATTTAA
- a CDS encoding ABC transporter substrate binding protein, producing the protein MKKNTKVRLLLLLLILSGIYSLAFADILILNSYNPGLSWSDRELEGIYSILEDEESINIYVEYLDSKRFGDDNSLNIFKEYFEKKFSNFTFDVVIALDNNAFDFVLSNYESLFLGTPIVHAGINYYQEYDLSKLNFVSGIVEIHDIKETLELALNLHPNTENVYVIVDNQTKTGKLFKQEVEENVIPEFEDINFIFLNDSLVQIKQELDTPLQNSIVLLLAFSKDIYGNFYDYTEVEEYMGQFNKLPIYTTSSVYMGNNVVGGKITSAYDQGLKAGEIAKDLLNGANIKELPRIYFPDNKYVFNFPALERFGISIKNLPVDSTIQNKPLSFYENYPVFFWIVMILIPFFIVFIYVLREENLKLHSLLKELNEVKEEAQRYNEELTTANEQLTSYNEELISQNEEIESNYQEIEQLNNKMINLLEIIYEVGDEKVKAEDFFQKFLNTLIIEIPEADYGSVSIIEEDSWRFLAALGHDINGLKSLNLKKSYAFLAEESTVIDDILSLDEEKMPKDVANLMYKFTKPIKFCLLKTIKIDEDRYLNISLDIKKDSDEKFSEQSVRFFDSLLNLAKMFFVNRIRTQDVKNAYATFSSKLSILAESHDENSKKHIFRVSELSAFFAEKLGLPKEQVEKIRDFSPLHDVGKLFVPAEILNKPGKLNEKEWEEIKKHPLYADNLLEGSYFETARKIALYHHEHYDGSGYPFRLRGEQIPIEAQIVELVDVYDALRSKRSYKEAFSHREAVEILLHGDNRTKPEHFNPKLLEILKRYEREIEELYKKYEE; encoded by the coding sequence TTGAAAAAAAACACTAAAGTTCGATTATTGTTATTATTACTCATCTTGTCTGGGATTTATTCTTTGGCCTTTGCTGATATCCTAATTTTAAATTCATATAATCCGGGTTTGTCATGGTCAGATAGGGAATTAGAAGGTATATATTCAATTTTAGAAGATGAAGAAAGTATAAATATATATGTTGAATATCTTGATAGCAAAAGGTTTGGCGATGATAATAGTTTAAACATATTCAAAGAGTACTTTGAAAAAAAATTTAGTAATTTTACTTTTGATGTCGTTATCGCTCTGGATAATAACGCCTTTGATTTTGTTTTATCAAATTATGAATCACTTTTTTTGGGAACCCCTATAGTGCATGCCGGGATCAATTACTATCAAGAGTACGATTTGAGTAAATTGAACTTTGTAAGTGGGATTGTAGAGATTCATGATATAAAAGAAACCTTAGAATTAGCTCTAAATCTTCATCCAAATACAGAGAATGTTTATGTGATTGTTGATAATCAGACTAAAACAGGAAAACTTTTCAAGCAAGAAGTGGAAGAAAATGTAATACCTGAATTTGAGGATATTAATTTTATCTTTTTAAATGATTCATTGGTTCAAATAAAACAAGAGCTTGATACACCTTTGCAAAACTCAATAGTACTTCTTTTGGCTTTTAGTAAAGATATTTATGGAAATTTTTATGATTATACCGAAGTTGAAGAATATATGGGACAATTTAATAAGCTTCCTATTTATACTACCTCAAGTGTGTATATGGGCAATAATGTTGTAGGAGGGAAAATCACCAGTGCATACGATCAAGGACTTAAAGCTGGAGAAATAGCAAAAGACTTATTAAATGGAGCCAATATCAAAGAGTTGCCAAGAATTTACTTCCCTGATAATAAATACGTTTTTAATTTTCCTGCATTGGAAAGATTTGGTATTTCAATCAAGAACCTACCAGTAGATTCAACAATCCAGAACAAACCTCTTTCTTTCTATGAAAATTACCCTGTGTTTTTTTGGATAGTAATGATTCTAATACCTTTTTTCATTGTATTTATATATGTTCTAAGAGAAGAAAATTTAAAACTTCACTCTCTTTTGAAGGAATTAAATGAGGTAAAGGAAGAGGCTCAAAGGTATAATGAGGAACTTACCACAGCAAATGAACAATTAACTTCCTACAACGAAGAGTTAATATCACAAAATGAGGAAATAGAAAGTAATTATCAGGAGATAGAACAACTGAATAATAAAATGATTAATCTGTTAGAAATTATCTACGAAGTAGGAGATGAAAAGGTAAAAGCAGAAGATTTCTTTCAGAAATTTTTAAATACTTTAATCATTGAAATTCCAGAAGCTGACTATGGTAGTGTTTCTATAATAGAAGAAGACAGTTGGAGATTTTTAGCTGCTTTGGGTCATGATATTAATGGTTTAAAAAGTTTAAACCTCAAAAAAAGTTACGCCTTTTTGGCTGAAGAATCTACGGTAATTGATGACATACTTTCATTGGATGAAGAAAAGATGCCTAAAGATGTAGCCAATTTAATGTACAAATTTACCAAACCAATAAAATTCTGTCTACTGAAAACAATAAAAATAGACGAAGATAGATATTTGAATATTTCCCTTGATATTAAAAAAGATAGCGATGAAAAGTTTTCTGAACAATCCGTTAGATTTTTTGATTCCTTATTAAATCTGGCAAAAATGTTTTTTGTCAATAGAATAAGAACACAAGATGTAAAAAATGCTTATGCAACCTTTTCTAGCAAACTTTCTATATTAGCAGAATCACACGATGAAAACAGCAAGAAACATATTTTCCGTGTAAGTGAATTATCTGCATTTTTTGCCGAAAAATTAGGGTTACCCAAAGAACAAGTTGAAAAGATAAGAGACTTTTCTCCCCTTCACGATGTGGGGAAACTTTTTGTTCCTGCCGAGATTCTTAATAAACCGGGTAAACTAAACGAAAAAGAATGGGAAGAAATCAAAAAACATCCGCTATATGCTGATAATTTGTTGGAAGGCTCATATTTCGAAACAGCAAGAAAAATTGCCCTTTACCATCATGAACATTACGATGGAAGTGGGTATCCTTTTAGATTAAGGGGTGAGCAGATTCCCATTGAAGCCCAGATTGTTGAATTAGTAGATGTATACGATGCCTTAAGATCAAAGAGAAGTTATAAAGAAGCTTTCTCACATAGGGAAGCGGTTGAAATATTGTTACATGGGGATAACAGGACAAAACCAGAACATTTTAATCCAAAACTGTTGGAAATATTGAAAAGATATGAGAGAGAAATAGAAGAACTATATAAAAAATACGAAGAGTAG
- a CDS encoding methyl-accepting chemotaxis protein, with product MKRISTKIILSSALLVIAVVTVISLVSIFRSTALLEEYSLSGVENLTSSVASDLGSQTSIIEIVVDNYSGSAFLGFDPFIASFSNAEVIRFLDRAKDVPKNFSQKIEGNSTSFIVFNPDMLRTKELYSLYYIENEDKSLENEYIELDETFKPENKKYQWFFEARDKGEGVWTDIYFDEYLQTDVITYSVPYFDPEEGTFVGVAGMSFPLEYFANSIQKDLGYEKAYAYLVDDNFNVIYHPLYESGTSIEEEITDYIETIRSHTQGTFLERSNGEVFLTSYSKLPNNWILLLNLPQSEIYSEINSLTLLIILITVVGVVIAIVVAYFVGKGISKPIIDFSNVLLKFGEGNLDVEFESKSKDEVGEMAQSFSKMRDNLKETIESIKDVSYKVETSSRELKEASQKFEKSSEEVLEEAKNIESISEDSASSVEEITSGIEEIASSAQSLSSAAQELSNSAEMTQSQANKGMESIHNIVKKIEVGVEESKEAEENVSKLLEKAENIGNIIQTINSITEQTNLLALNAAIEAARAGEAGRGFAVVADEIRKLAEESGKATDEIANILEDLKKSTNNVNDVTNKTVNTIAEINEEANKVREQFESILGEINGMISGVENVTASSQEQSASTQEMSSSMERIARTVNETSDKIKEIKMLMQSQSENAGSLNERAEELEKLSQNLNSAISKFKLSSE from the coding sequence TTGAAAAGAATCAGCACCAAGATTATTTTATCTTCTGCCTTGTTAGTGATTGCAGTGGTAACCGTTATAAGTCTTGTATCAATTTTCAGATCCACTGCTCTTTTAGAAGAATATTCACTAAGTGGGGTGGAAAATTTAACTTCGAGCGTTGCATCTGATCTGGGGTCACAAACAAGTATTATTGAAATAGTCGTGGATAATTATAGTGGCTCTGCTTTTTTGGGATTTGATCCTTTTATAGCGAGTTTTTCAAATGCGGAAGTGATAAGGTTTTTGGATAGAGCTAAGGATGTACCCAAAAATTTTTCCCAAAAAATAGAAGGTAACTCAACCTCCTTCATCGTTTTCAATCCTGATATGTTAAGGACAAAAGAATTGTATTCTCTTTACTACATTGAAAACGAAGATAAAAGTTTAGAAAACGAATATATAGAACTAGACGAAACTTTTAAACCCGAAAATAAAAAATATCAGTGGTTTTTTGAAGCAAGAGACAAAGGTGAAGGTGTTTGGACAGATATATACTTTGATGAATATTTACAGACAGACGTAATTACTTATTCTGTTCCTTATTTTGATCCAGAAGAAGGGACTTTTGTTGGTGTTGCAGGGATGAGTTTTCCTTTGGAATATTTTGCCAACTCGATTCAAAAAGATTTAGGATATGAAAAAGCATACGCATACTTAGTGGATGATAATTTTAATGTAATTTACCATCCTCTTTATGAATCTGGAACGAGTATAGAAGAAGAAATAACAGATTATATAGAAACCATAAGATCCCATACACAAGGGACTTTTTTAGAAAGATCAAATGGCGAAGTTTTTTTAACCAGTTATTCAAAACTACCTAATAACTGGATTTTGTTATTAAATTTACCTCAAAGCGAAATATACAGTGAAATAAATAGTTTAACGCTGCTTATAATCCTAATAACAGTTGTAGGAGTAGTTATAGCAATAGTAGTTGCTTACTTTGTTGGAAAAGGTATCTCAAAACCAATAATAGATTTTTCAAACGTTTTATTAAAATTTGGAGAAGGGAATTTGGATGTAGAGTTTGAAAGTAAGTCCAAAGATGAAGTAGGAGAAATGGCTCAATCATTTAGTAAAATGCGAGATAACTTAAAGGAAACGATTGAAAGCATTAAAGATGTCTCTTACAAAGTCGAAACATCTTCAAGGGAATTAAAAGAAGCCTCGCAAAAATTCGAAAAGTCATCAGAAGAAGTTCTTGAAGAAGCAAAAAATATAGAGTCAATTTCGGAAGATAGTGCCTCATCGGTTGAAGAGATCACATCCGGTATTGAAGAAATTGCCTCTTCAGCACAAAGTTTATCTTCTGCTGCACAAGAGTTATCCAATTCAGCTGAAATGACACAAAGCCAAGCTAACAAAGGGATGGAAAGTATTCACAATATAGTAAAGAAAATAGAGGTTGGTGTGGAGGAATCCAAAGAAGCAGAAGAAAATGTTTCAAAACTTTTGGAAAAAGCAGAAAATATTGGAAATATTATTCAAACTATAAATTCCATCACTGAACAGACGAACCTGTTAGCACTGAACGCAGCGATAGAAGCAGCAAGAGCAGGAGAAGCGGGAAGAGGATTTGCCGTTGTAGCAGATGAAATAAGAAAATTAGCAGAAGAAAGTGGTAAAGCAACCGATGAAATCGCCAACATTTTAGAGGATCTAAAAAAAAGTACCAACAACGTCAACGATGTAACCAACAAAACAGTTAATACTATTGCAGAAATCAACGAAGAAGCCAACAAGGTTCGAGAACAATTTGAAAGCATATTAGGTGAGATAAACGGGATGATTTCGGGGGTTGAAAACGTCACTGCCAGTTCGCAAGAGCAAAGTGCCAGTACGCAAGAAATGAGTTCTTCAATGGAAAGAATAGCTAGAACGGTAAATGAAACCAGCGATAAAATAAAAGAAATTAAGATGCTGATGCAAAGTCAATCTGAAAACGCTGGATCACTTAACGAAAGAGCTGAAGAATTAGAAAAACTTTCTCAAAATCTAAATTCAGCTATTTCAAAATTCAAATTGAGTAGTGAATAA
- the secA gene encoding preprotein translocase subunit SecA: protein MLFGLIDKNKSLLKKYSKIANKINELEESMKSLSDTELSGKTPEFKNRLKQGESLDDILPEAFAVVREASRRTVGMRHFDVQLMGGIALHEGKITEMKTGEGKTLVATLPIYLNALTGKNVHLATHNDYLAKRDANWMGPVYEYLGLSVGYIQANMDKEDRKKAYQADITYGTANEFGFDYLRDNLVYEMSDKVQRGHYFTIVDEADSILIDEARTPLIISGPSDTPSELYRRFASLAKRFIVEKDYTIDEKQKTLALTEEGISKAEKLLSVDNLYDPSNIKYLFHLLNALKAINFFKKDKDYIISNGEVVIVDEFTGRLLPGRRYSEGLHQAIEAKEGVKIKEESVTFATITFQNYFRMYEKLSGMTGTAKTEEDEFKAIYNTEVVVIPTNKPVIREDRNDLIFKTEKEKYQSIIDEIVKRNQKGQPVLVGTTSIENSETISEILKKRGIKHEVLNAKYHEREAEIIAQAGEKNAVTIATNMAGRGTDIKLGEGVKELGGLFVLGTERHESRRIDNQLIGRSGRQGDPGESRFIISFEDNVLRLFGGERMKNMMNALKIEEGQPIEHKMLSKVIRDAQKKIEGIHFSIRKRLYEFDSVMDKQRSVIYNHRDWILEQGNYDDHIKEIFRDVVERIVESSWDEVEEKYDKSSISEKLKQYLIISEIKGNTREEIENEIFDLLWKRYQYKKEEFGEDFNKVAKFVMLRIIDEKWRYHLDSIEALKEAVGLRSYGQKDPVMEFKKESYLLFDQMVDSIYDEIVNYLMRIARVVPEKEEREAKKIYASLNFVHNNVSAVDESNNGEGSKNKNTAKQSNKIKKRYKVKR from the coding sequence ATGCTTTTTGGACTGATAGACAAGAATAAAAGTTTGCTTAAAAAATATTCAAAGATCGCAAATAAAATAAACGAATTAGAAGAAAGTATGAAATCTCTCAGCGACACTGAATTATCTGGAAAGACTCCGGAATTTAAAAACAGGTTAAAACAAGGTGAGAGTTTGGACGATATCTTACCTGAAGCCTTTGCTGTTGTAAGAGAAGCCTCACGAAGAACGGTAGGAATGAGGCATTTCGATGTACAGTTAATGGGAGGTATCGCTTTACATGAGGGTAAGATAACCGAGATGAAAACTGGGGAAGGAAAGACTTTAGTTGCAACCCTTCCAATTTATCTAAATGCCTTAACAGGAAAAAATGTTCATTTGGCTACCCATAATGACTATTTGGCTAAAAGAGATGCAAATTGGATGGGACCGGTTTATGAGTACCTTGGATTGAGCGTAGGGTACATTCAAGCCAATATGGACAAAGAAGACAGAAAAAAAGCTTATCAAGCTGATATAACTTACGGTACTGCTAATGAATTTGGATTTGATTATTTAAGGGACAATTTAGTTTACGAAATGAGCGACAAAGTACAAAGAGGACATTACTTTACAATAGTTGATGAAGCTGATTCTATTTTGATAGATGAAGCGAGAACACCTTTAATCATTTCCGGACCTTCAGATACTCCTTCTGAACTTTACAGAAGATTTGCGTCTTTGGCTAAGAGATTCATAGTTGAAAAAGATTACACTATAGATGAAAAACAAAAGACTTTAGCGTTAACAGAAGAAGGGATAAGCAAAGCAGAAAAGTTATTATCTGTCGATAATTTATATGATCCAAGCAATATTAAGTATTTGTTCCACCTCTTGAACGCCTTAAAGGCGATAAATTTTTTCAAAAAAGATAAAGATTATATCATTAGCAATGGAGAAGTTGTTATCGTTGATGAATTTACCGGAAGATTATTACCTGGAAGAAGGTATTCGGAAGGATTGCACCAGGCTATAGAAGCAAAAGAAGGAGTAAAAATTAAAGAAGAAAGCGTAACTTTTGCTACAATAACTTTCCAAAATTATTTTAGGATGTATGAAAAATTATCTGGTATGACCGGAACTGCAAAAACTGAGGAAGACGAGTTCAAAGCGATATACAACACAGAAGTTGTTGTTATTCCTACCAACAAACCTGTTATTAGAGAAGATAGAAATGATTTAATTTTTAAAACCGAAAAAGAGAAATATCAATCAATAATTGATGAAATAGTAAAGCGTAATCAAAAAGGGCAACCAGTATTGGTGGGAACAACGTCCATAGAAAACAGCGAAACCATAAGTGAGATACTAAAAAAAAGAGGAATAAAACATGAAGTTTTGAACGCAAAATACCACGAAAGGGAAGCAGAAATTATCGCTCAGGCAGGAGAAAAAAATGCCGTTACCATAGCCACGAATATGGCGGGTAGAGGAACCGATATTAAATTGGGAGAAGGAGTTAAAGAACTTGGCGGCCTTTTTGTTTTAGGTACTGAAAGGCATGAAAGCAGAAGAATAGATAACCAACTAATAGGTAGATCTGGTAGGCAAGGGGATCCTGGTGAATCAAGATTTATTATCTCTTTTGAAGATAATGTTTTAAGATTGTTCGGTGGGGAAAGAATGAAAAACATGATGAATGCTTTAAAAATAGAAGAAGGACAACCCATAGAACATAAAATGCTTAGTAAAGTTATTCGAGATGCCCAAAAAAAAATAGAAGGGATACACTTTTCGATAAGAAAAAGATTGTACGAATTTGACTCTGTAATGGACAAACAAAGATCTGTAATATACAATCATAGGGATTGGATACTCGAGCAAGGCAATTATGATGATCATATAAAAGAAATCTTTAGGGATGTTGTGGAAAGAATTGTGGAATCCTCGTGGGATGAAGTGGAAGAAAAATACGATAAAAGTAGTATTTCAGAAAAGTTGAAACAATATTTGATAATTTCTGAAATAAAGGGAAACACGCGTGAGGAAATAGAAAATGAAATTTTTGATCTACTTTGGAAGAGATATCAATACAAAAAAGAGGAGTTTGGAGAAGATTTTAACAAAGTTGCAAAATTTGTGATGTTAAGAATAATAGATGAAAAATGGAGGTACCATTTAGATTCTATTGAAGCGTTAAAGGAAGCTGTGGGATTAAGATCCTATGGCCAAAAAGACCCTGTTATGGAATTTAAAAAAGAATCGTACCTACTTTTTGATCAAATGGTTGACAGTATATACGACGAAATAGTCAATTATCTAATGAGAATAGCAAGGGTCGTTCCAGAAAAAGAAGAAAGGGAAGCAAAAAAAATATATGCCAGTTTGAACTTTGTACATAACAACGTATCAGCGGTTGATGAATCAAACAATGGTGAAGGATCTAAAAATAAAAATACGGCTAAGCAATCCAACAAAATTAAAAAAAGGTATAAAGTTAAGAGATAA